A segment of the Lycium ferocissimum isolate CSIRO_LF1 chromosome 5, AGI_CSIRO_Lferr_CH_V1, whole genome shotgun sequence genome:
ataaaaaattacatttcatcaataattgAAGGATAATTTAATAAGTTGAAGGTGCTCTTTTTCTATACGTTTCTTTTCACTAATCATTCACTATCTTAATATTAAAGTTCGGTTGAACTTGGTGGCAATataaaaggtaagatttatattaattaaaaaggGTACAATAATTGCTCAACACTTTCATGCTCAGAATTAGATAATAGATAAGAGGATGCTCAGATGGGTGTGTGGGCATGTTCGGAGAGATATGATTAGGAATAAAGTTGTACGGGATAATGTGGGAGTGGCATCAGTGGTAGACAATATGAGGGAAGTAAGGCCGAGGTGGTTCCGGCATGGGAAGCGGAGGCCGAGGATGCGTAGGTAAGGAGGTGCGAGAGGTTGGTTGTAGCAGGAGTTAGGAAAGATAAAAGTAGACCGAAGAAAAACTtggggaggtgattagacaagaCATGGTATAGCTTCAGCTGaatgaggacatgaccttaaataagaaaatatggaggtCGAGAATTAGGGTAGAAAGTTAATAGGTAGCTAAGTTTTTAATAGTAATATTCAGTTTTCCCGTAGTTTCTTATTTCTCGATATATATTACTATTTCTTGTCATATCTATTTTGTATCTTGCTATTTTACCGTCTCTTTCTTACAATCTTGTGCCAATTACTTTTCCTGTGAGGGGTCTAGCGGAAACAAATCTTGCTACTTTCTCTTTTATCGGCGCCCGATAGGTACACAGGCTTCTCTGGTACAAAATGGGCCACTTCAAATAGGTTCATTGCTCCGGCCCAGAATACGTTTAATCCAACATGGGATAGGAACCGAACTGTCTCACGACGTTCTAAACCCGCCCCCTCAGGACTACCAGTAGCTTCGGTCACTGGCTACCATGACCCAAACGAAAGTAAAAAGACTTCGTCTCAAGGGCATTTCCGCCAATCACTTAAACAGTGCCAACCTAAAAAGAGCGATGGAAAGTGGATTTAAGGTTCGATAGTCTCACTTATGGGATTATACCGGCTATTACTTGAATTCTCAGAGATAAGAATATCCGCCTGTGTAGTAGAATATTTACCTTGTACTTATGGACAAGTGCACAACAATAAAAATTAAGGCATTTTCTTATCTTTAGTACCTCTACTTTATAACTGACACAGGTCAATCATCAATGCCCTTGTTGGAGCTACCATCAATGGAGTCCAAAATAAAACAACTACACCTCTTTATACTCCTCTTATTACTCACCAATtgcttatcatcattagcaataACTCTTGAATCTTCCTTTCCTGAAGAAGCACTCCCAACAAAATCAGGCTACCTAATAGTTAACACAACAACTAATTCATCAATTTTTTACACTTTTTATGAAGCTCAAAAACCAAGAACCAATCTTTATGAAACCCCAATTCTCGTTTGGCTTCAAGGTGGTCCTGGTTGTTCTTCTATGCTTGGAAACTTCTATGAATTAGGCCCTTTTCGCGTTTCGTTTTCTCTCAGGCATAACGTCGAACACCTTACGCTCGAACAAAATCCAGGGTCCTGGAATCGTGTTTTCGGgatcctttttcttgataatccaaTTGGAACTGGATTTAGTATTGCTACAAGTCCAGATGAGATACCAAGAAACCAACATGAAGTTGCTAGACATCTTTTTACTGCTGTAACCAAATTTATCGCGTTGGATCGTCTGTTTGAAAATCGACCTATTTATCTCACTGGTGAAAGTTATGCTGGAAAATATGTGCCATCATTTGGTTACTATACACTGAAAAAGAACGAGGGGTTGCCTAAATCGAGACGATTAAATTTAGCTGGGATTGCTATTGGTAATGGACTAACTGACCCTGAAACTCAAGTGGGAACTCATGCTTTAAGTGCTTATTATTCAGGGTTGATTAATGAAAAGCAAAAGGTGAAATTGGAAATGCTTCAAAAGGAAGCAATTCAACTTACTAGAAATGGAAATTGGAGCGAGGCAACGAGTGCTAGATCAAAGGTGTTGGGGACCTTGAGTAATATGACTGGGCTTGCGACTTTATATGATTTTAGGAGGCTAAAGACTTATGAAGATGAATTGGTTGCTAAGTTTTTAAGCAATGTAGAGATTAAGAGGGCTCTAAAAGCGAGAGAATCGATAGCTTTCGACGTGTGCAGTGATTTGGTAGGCAAAGTGTTGCACGAGGACGTGATGAAAAGTGTGAGGTACTGTTGGTTTTTTAAAGATGGTGCAGCAGCAAAAAGATTAAACATTGAAATTGTACTTGAAAACAGAAAATCTGCAGAATAAAActcaaaatactaaaatatcttACCAAACGTatctaaataaatttaaatttaaacaaAGACTCGTCCTGCAACTAAACTACTTATTATTGTTCTAGTAAATTTGCAGTAACAAAAGCAATTTTCAACAGGTACATGGTGGAGTTCTTGGTTAAGAATACTAAGGTGTTGTTATACCAGGGGCTGTGTGATTTGAGGGATGGAGTGGTGTCAACGGAGGCATGGATGAAGGAGATGAAGTGGGACGGAATTGGAAAGTTTTTGGAGGCGGAGCGGAATGTTTGGAGAGTGAACGGCGAGCTTGCTGGATATATGCAGAAGTGGGAGAATTTGACCCATGTTGTGGTAATGAACGCAGGACATCTTGTGCCTACCGATCAAGCAGTGAATTCTCAGGCAATGATTGAAGATTGGGTATTGGAAAAAGGATTGTTCTCCACGGGTCAGATTAAGCAAAAGCCTAGCAATATTGGTAAATCGCTTTGAGTTGCTTTCTGGCATGTGCTCCTCTGTTGCTGTACTTGCGCTATGACTTCCTACAAATTTGAGTTTTATGCTTGTTGTATCAATTCCTTACACGAAGTTTGAAATGTcttaaatagaaataaaagGCAAAACTTTCTGATAATTGCAAGCAGTGTTCATTTCACCATCACTAGTTTATCCTGCTCCCATTGCTTGTTCTTCCTTGATATTCACATTTCATGTTTTCTGGGAATGAAAAACTAAGAGTGTGTCTGGtatgaggaaaacattttctaggaaaacaatgaggaaaatgacttccatTACAATTTCCATAGATGACATTTTAAGTTCAGTGTCTCCTCCTCCCCACCCAACCAATGCCCCAAACCCTTGACCAACCCACCCCCCGTCACCCCGAACCCCCACTTCCCAAAGTGTTTTGCTAGATTGGATATGCTCTTGCTTACgtaccaaacactagaaaataagcaaaaaaacccatttgttttcaaataaaaaaaatcatggaaaacattttccttcgtaccaaacacaccctaagatGTTGCATCCTAACAATTCAGATGCACTGCAGTTACAGGTACATGGCCCATCAAATAGGTGTGATCTTAAGAAAAATAGATAATTGTGGAGGGGCTTGAAGATTAGTAGGGAATGACACAATTTTCATGGTTAATTGATAGACATAATTTACTCACCAAGATAAGGTAACGTCGCTCTGGAAACACAGCATTTGTTCAAATAATATCATCCTATTTTCAGTTTATTCACACAAGTGCTCTATTTAATTTCTCGTAGTCATTCTTCCAGACTAAGTTAATAACGAATTTGGGAGGTAAGTATTTCATTCTCTTGCCTCAAGGTGGAGTAGATTAACCAAGACAGGTGACTCTGTCAATTATTGCTTAGAAATTGTCAatgattgaaaagaaaaagagtaatATTTTGAAGGTCAGCATCTAATCTCATATAATATGTGTTTAGATAAAGAAAGCGCACGTCATCGGAGGAAGAACACTATTTTCTTTGGTTTGAAGAGGAAAACAAACAACATTGGCCAATAACACCATTAGACCTGTGTATATTTTCTTCGACAACAATAGAAGTAGCTTGTTCTTCTGCCGAGGGTCAACTGGAAACAGCCTACCTACCTGCTAAGgtgtaggggtaaggtctgcatacactctatcctccccagaccccactttgtgggatttcattgggtatgttgttgttgttgtacaataGAAGTAGCTAAAGGTATTCAATCTCCTCCTTCCTGCTCCTTCAAACATAGGGATTTCATTCTTATAAAGATCTGTTATTTACTCAATATTGACACTTTCATCCTAGCTCCACCCAGATTTTTATTGTGGAGTCCATGTGAGTACTAGCAGTGGACCACCTCAAGCTCCTTTTTTACCTTATTGCCTCATGCAACATATGCGTACTGTTTTGAGGTGATAAATGAGAAGGGGAAAATCAGTTAGGATCTCTCTAAGCTAAAGCCATTTCATTGACAAAAGATGACAGTCAGACTGAAGCAACAAATGTCAGAATTAAGGTTTCCAAAACATGGCTGGATTGGAAACATTCTAGTATCCCAAGGCAAAAGCCATATGCAGTGATACATTTAAGAAATTATTTCACCAAGGGTACTACTACCTGGATCCAAGAATAGCAACATGGACTTGATGCCTCCGCGGAAGCTTTTTGATAACCGTGACCCAAAAGTCAGcataggaaagaaaaaagaatcatTTTCTGTCTGCAGTCTAAGTGTGGTCCTTCCTTTTGACTCGAACCAAGTTAGCGTGGTTTTTGCACAAGCGATTTGTTGTTCTTTTTGTGGGCCTTTCTGTAGAGGTGTATCTTTTTAGCCTTAATCTATGAACACTTCTATAGGATATAAATATTTGTCTTTGTTGCTCGGACCCTTCAAAATCCCCGTTGCACCAGTGTCGATCCGATATGATTTGGGTGTGAGATCCACATCGGATTTGGTCACCTTACCTTGGGTGGTTTGGACTACATTTATGACCAAGCAGGATAGATTAATTGggtatttggtttgattttcgGGTTCATGTCATATATAGTTATATAAAGTATGGAAATGTTTTGCTATAACACGAGATATTTTGTGAGATGTTTATAAAGAATTGAATCTTATTAGTTTTAGTTCAATAACTTTTATTAATCAAGgtacatacttatatatgtcAAAGGGGAGCTTTGGAGCAACGGTAAAGTTGTCTCCGTGTGACCTATAAGTCATGGATTCGAGCTGTGGAGTCAGCTCTTGATGCTTGTATCCGGATATCCTGCCTACATTATACCCCCTTGGGGTGCAGCCTTCCCCAGACCCTGCGTGAAACACGAGATGCTTCGTGAACAAGGTCTGTCctttatatactatatatgttgtagtatacatTTATTGGCCGTATCTCCTCACAGTATCTGCACCTGGATCCATAACCCTGAATCCTAAAATTTATGTGATGAAGAATCTAACCTCTAGATCTGCAtccgagtccgagcaacatagataTTCGTGAGACACTGATGAGGGAGGAGAGATCTTTGAAATTGAACCAACGGAAAGATTGGTACAAGATTTTGGGAGTGTCAAAGATATGGTCTGTATTAGAGATCAAAAAGGCGTACAGAAAGCTTGTTCTGCAATGACATCCTGAAAAGAATGTTGACAACAGAGAAGAAGCAGAAACAAGTTTCGTGAAATACCAGCCGCATATGAGGTTTGTTGCTTTgtttttttccatcttttcaGATTTCGTTTGATCCGTGGCTGTTTCTGTTCTTACTTGGTTTTGCAATTGTTGTGTGATACCTGATATATTGGTGGACAGAATTCTTAATAGCTTCAACCTTTTCATTATTTTGGGTCATCTTATTTTATTCTACAAGATATCTTTGTGTGCATCGGCGGTGACCAGATCAAGCTTAAAAGTTTCTGAAAACCCTTTGCCAATCTGGCCATTTTACTACTGTGTCAAAGATATTGGGTTTTCCATGTTTTCTGGGTTAGTTTTCCGATTTGTGGTTTTTTGGCTCTATACATACTGAAAATATTTGTAAGTAGCTACTTTGCAATGTTAGATTGATAACACAAGTGAGAAATTTCAGATAAAGTAGTTTGGAAATATTATGTCAGTGCATGGTGGGTGGTGACATTTATGGGTTGAATTTGTATGCCAATCTGTTAACAGATAGCGTTGTGTAAAATGgtctttcttcaacttttccccTGTTTGCTTCTCCTTTATTATCATTTTGCCGAACATTACTTTGCTATAATCGTGATTTGAAAAAGGATGACTTCTTTGAACATTTGGCTATTTGTCTCAATGTCATGCCAGTCATCCTTTGAACATTTTGCTATTTGTCTCAATGTCATGCCTCTCTTACCAGATCCTCGGCTGTGAGGAAAAACGTACATGATATGACGGGGGAGAAGACATCGTGATATGGGTTCAGGAATGGGAGGCGGGGTGGGGAGGGGGTGTGGGGTTTTGtttgggttggggggggggggttcaaCCCATTCGGCGGAGGACCGCAGCCGCTTAATTCCACTCTGAAGGAGGATTTCCAGGTGGGGGATTTAGCGGATTCCACTTTTTACCTCGATGGTGTttgtttttcatgttttcttaatgGCGTTGCCAAGGAACTCCTCACATGGTTGCTGCAAGGATGCACAGTACAAAGTACAGAAGGCTCTTATACTCCTCTCCAAGAAGTTCTGCTCTGTGGTTACCATTTTTTGTCTTTCTTCTCTAATGGAATGTTGTGGAGCGGGTAACTGATGTAGTTAACATTATCAAATATAGTAGTTCTTCTGATacttattttaattactttctCATTTTATGCTGGCTAATTTGAGATAAACGCGTGGTTAATTGAGTGATGCATACTGGTACACATGGTCAATTCTATGCTATCTGCCACCAGAAACAAGGTAGAGTGAAGTTCTTCATGCCAAGTAAAGACTTGAGGGGGACAACTTGAATTTCTTCACTAAAATGTTCAACTATTGTTGAAGGATAATCTTTTGCAACTAATGCATGATCATCATGTACTTCTTTTGAGTAATAATATACTCAATCTAGCACTATCTTGTCTAGACTCTGAgtttggatgaatttaaatggaGAAACATAGTTAGTGAGGATTTATGTAGCCCTCAACTTATTTGGGACTTGAATGTTTACTCTTAGCCGCTAAACTTTTGTTATATTATCTTTGTCATGCATTGATATTGCAAAATCATACCTAATAACCAACAAATTGATGTACGAGTATAATCTTTTTTGTGTTGCATTACATTATCATTAGCTGTACCAATATATTCTGGATTGTGACCAATCAAGTTGCAACTTGCAACAGTACTAGCCTTCTTGTCCCACCATTTGGATCAATGATGattgatgatgattattccccTGTAATATTTTAGCAGTTGAGTACATATTCCAACTAGAAAGATTGTACCCCAGCAGAAATTACAATAGAGAACTGAATGGGATTCACAActtcaaaataatttaaactTTTCCCATCTGTTTTTCCTTCAATCACAAGCAAACAACCAGCAGCTGCTATAACATCATCAAAAAACTATTATCCACTTGCTCACCTTATATGTAAACCTTTCACCAAACATCACCCTCCTTTGCTTTCATCCCAATAGTCCACTAACTTTTTTCCAtccctttcccctttttttttataccaGTGGTGTTTGGGCCACCTTGCGCGCACTTTGACTAATTGCGTGGGATATGTGTTACCTCCCACCAACACAAGTATCGAGTAACTATCCACCAAGGCTTGGATAGATGGGAAAAAAATCACCTAGTATTTTTACTACTGCTAGAATTTGAACTTGAAACCTCATGATTCTCAATTCATTTCCTTTCATCCCAATACCCACTAACTTTTTCTCTATCCTTTTCCCTTTTGTAGTTTTCTTAATTGCTTTAGAGCAAGAAATTTACACCCTCATTATATAAATGGTGCAGTCTCCTTTTGCCACCACCAGAACAACTTCAACTTAAGCTTTAAGTAAAAAGGAAAAGCACAAAAATGAAACACAACTTAGTGTCACCCTttctcttcttgtttctccAATGCATTGGCATTTTGGCTCAAGGTCCATCTCCATCTCCAATTCCACCACCTGCTCAAGCTTCCGCTCCTGCTCCGGGACCACCTGGCCCTACTAATGTGACAAAGATCCTAGAAAAGGCAGGACAATGTTCGACGTTTATCCGGTTGTTACAAACCACTGAAGAAATCAGCCAAATTACCTCATTACTCAACAATTCCAACAGCATCACTATCTTTGTGCCACCAGATAATGCATTTTTGAGCATGAAAGCTGGGACTTTGAATTCCTTTAATGCTCAACAGAAATCAGAACTGATCAAATTCCACATTCTCCCTCAATACTTCTCACTTTCCCAGTTCCAAACTGCTAGCAACCCGGTCCAGACACAAGCCGGTGGAACCAGTAACCGCGAATTCCCTATCAACATAACAACAAATGGGACTTCAGTGAATATAACAACTGGAATTGTCAATGCAAGTATCTCTAATACAATTTACATTGATAGCCAACTAGCTATTTATCAAGTGGACAAGGTTCTTCTCCCATTGCAATTCTTTGTACCGCCAGCACCGACACCCGCTCCTTCACCACCAAACCcgaaaaagaaagatgattcGTCGGATTCTGACTCTGCTTCCTCTGTATCTTCTGGTGCAATCAACTCGCCCCACggccttctcttctttttggctttgttttcttttgtatatttgaGCTAATAAGTTGAAGTTGCTGTTATTATGCATGCAGTGTTGTGATTTCATTTAATTGTAAGTTTGGGTATTGCCATTTAATTGTAGTGCTTGCATGCATGCATTGTTGTGATTTCACTTAACTGTAATTTTGGTCTTCTGCCATTTAAATTTGGTTTGGCTTTACTCTACCAGATTTTCAGTAAGAACTTTCTTGCTTTTTATTAGCTTGTTATAATTTATGAACTGGGATTGTCTCATATCGGAAGGGTAAAATGAGTATGAAAGCTTTATATATTATAGTTTTTTCCAGCTTTATTTAAAgtttgaatttaaaatt
Coding sequences within it:
- the LOC132057279 gene encoding fasciclin-like arabinogalactan protein 12, which gives rise to MKHNLVSPFLFLFLQCIGILAQGPSPSPIPPPAQASAPAPGPPGPTNVTKILEKAGQCSTFIRLLQTTEEISQITSLLNNSNSITIFVPPDNAFLSMKAGTLNSFNAQQKSELIKFHILPQYFSLSQFQTASNPVQTQAGGTSNREFPINITTNGTSVNITTGIVNASISNTIYIDSQLAIYQVDKVLLPLQFFVPPAPTPAPSPPNPKKKDDSSDSDSASSVSSGAINSPHGLLFFLALFSFVYLS
- the LOC132057278 gene encoding serine carboxypeptidase-like 50; translation: MPLLELPSMESKIKQLHLFILLLLLTNCLSSLAITLESSFPEEALPTKSGYLIVNTTTNSSIFYTFYEAQKPRTNLYETPILVWLQGGPGCSSMLGNFYELGPFRVSFSLRHNVEHLTLEQNPGSWNRVFGILFLDNPIGTGFSIATSPDEIPRNQHEVARHLFTAVTKFIALDRLFENRPIYLTGESYAGKYVPSFGYYTLKKNEGLPKSRRLNLAGIAIGNGLTDPETQVGTHALSAYYSGLINEKQKVKLEMLQKEAIQLTRNGNWSEATSARSKVLGTLSNMTGLATLYDFRRLKTYEDELVAKFLSNVEIKRALKARESIAFDVCSDLVGKVLHEDVMKSVRYMVEFLVKNTKVLLYQGLCDLRDGVVSTEAWMKEMKWDGIGKFLEAERNVWRVNGELAGYMQKWENLTHVVVMNAGHLVPTDQAVNSQAMIEDWVLEKGLFSTGQIKQKPSNIGKSL